A region of Streptomyces sp. TG1A-60 DNA encodes the following proteins:
- the araD gene encoding L-arabinonate dehydratase encodes MTDRKRPEDLRSHQWYGTDGLRSFSHRARTRQLGYLPEEHLGKPVIAILNTWSDINPCHVHLRDRAQAVKRGVWQAGGFPLEFPVSTLSETFQKPTPMLYRNMLAMETEELLRSYPVDGAVLMGGCDKSTPALLMGAASVDLPTVFVPAGPMLPGHWRNEILGSGTDMWKYWDDRRAGLIGDCEMQELESGLARSPGHCMTMGTASTLTAAAEVLGVTVPGASSIPAVDSGHDRMAAAAGLRIVELVHKDRKLNDILTAEAFEDAVTTVLGLGGSTNAVIHLIAMAGRAGVKLTLDDFDRVARTVPVLANVRPGGHTYLMEDFHFAGGLPGFLSRIPDLLHLDRPTVSHDTLREQLEDAQVHNDDVIRPRDNPVATEGGVAVLRGNLCPDGAVIKHISAEPHLLRHTGPAVVFDDYRTMQRTINDPSLGITADSVLVLRNAGPKGGPGMPEYGMLPLPDHLLKQGVRDMVRISDARMSGTSYGACVLHVAPESYVGGPLALVRTGDPITLDVANRTLRLDVDDEELERRRAQWTPPPARYERGYGALYNEQITQADTGCDFEFLARPGRVRDPYAG; translated from the coding sequence ATGACCGACAGGAAGCGTCCCGAAGACCTCAGAAGCCACCAGTGGTACGGCACCGATGGACTCCGCTCCTTCAGCCACCGCGCCCGCACCCGCCAGCTCGGCTACCTGCCCGAGGAGCACCTCGGCAAGCCCGTCATCGCGATCCTCAACACCTGGTCGGACATCAACCCCTGCCACGTCCACCTGCGTGATCGCGCGCAGGCGGTGAAGCGGGGCGTGTGGCAGGCCGGTGGCTTCCCGCTCGAGTTCCCGGTCTCGACCCTCTCCGAGACGTTCCAGAAGCCGACCCCGATGCTCTACCGCAACATGCTCGCGATGGAGACGGAGGAGCTGCTGCGTTCGTACCCGGTCGACGGGGCCGTGCTGATGGGCGGCTGCGACAAGTCGACGCCCGCCCTGCTCATGGGGGCCGCGTCCGTCGACCTGCCGACGGTCTTCGTCCCGGCCGGGCCCATGCTCCCGGGCCACTGGCGCAACGAGATCCTCGGCTCCGGCACCGACATGTGGAAGTACTGGGACGACCGGCGCGCCGGCCTCATCGGCGACTGCGAGATGCAGGAGCTGGAGAGCGGCCTCGCGCGCTCGCCCGGCCACTGCATGACCATGGGCACGGCGTCCACACTGACCGCCGCCGCCGAGGTCCTCGGGGTCACGGTCCCGGGCGCGTCGAGCATCCCGGCCGTCGACTCCGGGCACGACCGCATGGCAGCCGCTGCCGGACTGAGGATCGTCGAACTGGTCCACAAGGACCGCAAGCTGAACGACATCCTCACCGCCGAGGCCTTCGAGGACGCCGTCACCACCGTCCTCGGACTCGGCGGCTCGACCAACGCGGTCATCCACCTGATCGCCATGGCCGGCCGGGCGGGCGTCAAGCTCACCCTCGACGACTTCGACCGCGTCGCCCGCACGGTTCCGGTGCTGGCCAACGTACGGCCCGGCGGACACACCTACCTGATGGAGGACTTCCACTTCGCGGGCGGCCTGCCCGGGTTCCTCTCCCGGATACCGGACCTGCTGCACCTGGACCGTCCCACCGTCTCCCACGACACCCTGCGCGAACAGCTTGAAGACGCGCAGGTCCACAACGACGACGTCATCCGGCCCCGGGACAACCCGGTCGCCACCGAGGGCGGGGTCGCCGTCCTGCGCGGCAACCTCTGCCCGGACGGTGCCGTCATCAAGCACATCTCCGCCGAGCCGCACCTGCTGAGGCACACCGGTCCCGCGGTCGTCTTCGACGACTACAGGACGATGCAGCGGACCATCAACGACCCGTCCCTCGGCATCACCGCCGACAGTGTGCTCGTGCTGCGCAACGCCGGGCCCAAGGGCGGTCCGGGCATGCCCGAGTACGGGATGCTGCCCCTGCCCGACCACCTGCTCAAGCAGGGCGTACGGGACATGGTGCGGATCTCCGACGCCCGCATGAGCGGCACGAGCTACGGCGCGTGCGTGCTGCACGTGGCACCCGAGTCGTACGTCGGCGGGCCGCTGGCCCTGGTGCGGACCGGGGACCCGATCACGCTCGACGTGGCGAACAGGACGCTCCGGCTCGATGTGGACGACGAGGAGCTGGAGCGCCGCAGGGCTCAGTGGACGCCGCCGCCCGCGCGGTACGAGCGCGGCTACGGCGCGCTCTACAACGAGCAGATCACCCAGGCCGACACCGGCTGCGACTTCGAGTTCCTCGCCCGGCCGGGCAGGGTGCGGGACCCGTACGCGGGCTGA
- a CDS encoding dihydrodipicolinate synthase family protein: MSSVAFETQRAALADVVAIPVTPFAEDGSVDAATYRALLRRLLDGGITTLTPNGNTGEFYALTPEERRQVTELTVDEAGERAAILVGVGHDVPTAVASARHARELGAQMVMVHQPVHPYVSQAGWVDYHRAIAEAVPGLGVVPYIRNARLTGARLAELADTCPNVIGVKYAVPDAARFAAFARDAGLERFVWVAGLAEPYAPSYFSAGATGFTSGLVNVAPAVSLNMIEALRSGDYPAAMKVWEQIRRFEELRAESGSANNVTVVKEALASLGLCRREVRPPSTPLPGSERAEVAAIAAGWSI; the protein is encoded by the coding sequence ATGAGCAGCGTGGCGTTCGAGACCCAGCGAGCGGCCCTGGCCGACGTGGTGGCGATCCCGGTGACCCCGTTCGCCGAGGACGGCTCCGTCGACGCCGCCACCTACCGGGCCCTGCTGCGCCGTCTGCTCGACGGTGGCATCACGACCCTCACCCCCAACGGCAACACCGGCGAGTTCTACGCCCTGACGCCGGAAGAGCGGCGCCAGGTCACCGAGCTGACCGTCGACGAGGCCGGGGAGCGGGCCGCCATCCTGGTCGGCGTCGGACACGACGTCCCTACCGCCGTCGCCTCCGCGCGGCACGCCCGCGAGCTCGGCGCGCAGATGGTGATGGTCCACCAGCCCGTCCACCCGTACGTCTCCCAGGCCGGCTGGGTCGACTACCACCGGGCCATCGCCGAGGCGGTGCCCGGGCTGGGCGTCGTCCCGTACATCCGCAACGCGCGGCTCACCGGCGCCCGCCTCGCCGAACTCGCCGACACCTGCCCGAACGTCATCGGCGTGAAGTACGCGGTCCCGGACGCCGCCAGGTTCGCCGCGTTCGCCCGGGACGCGGGGCTCGAACGCTTCGTGTGGGTGGCAGGGCTCGCCGAGCCGTACGCCCCGTCCTACTTCTCCGCGGGCGCCACCGGCTTCACCTCGGGGCTCGTCAACGTCGCCCCGGCCGTCTCCCTGAACATGATCGAAGCGCTGCGCTCCGGCGACTACCCGGCCGCCATGAAGGTCTGGGAGCAGATCCGCCGCTTCGAGGAGCTGCGGGCCGAGAGCGGCTCCGCCAACAACGTCACCGTCGTCAAGGAGGCCCTCGCCTCCCTCGGGCTGTGCCGCCGGGAGGTCCGACCGCCGAGCACACCGCTGCCCGGGAGCGAGCGCGCCGAGGTCGCCGCCATCGCGGCCGGGTGGTCCATATGA